From a single Sediminibacterium sp. KACHI17 genomic region:
- a CDS encoding YajQ family cyclic di-GMP-binding protein, translating into MPSFDIASKVDLQTLDNAINTVKKEIAGRFDFRDSHVSIELNKKDFIVSLEVESDMKMKQLIDVLIGRAIKQGIDGNAFDFSKDAYPSGKVVKKEVPVRNGLKQEDAKKIVKMIKDSGLKVQAAIMDDIIRVTAKKIDDLQEVIAKCNAGGFGIPLQYINMKS; encoded by the coding sequence ATGCCTTCTTTTGATATTGCCAGCAAAGTAGATCTGCAAACCTTGGATAATGCCATCAACACTGTAAAAAAAGAAATTGCAGGCAGATTCGACTTTAGGGATTCTCATGTTTCTATTGAACTCAATAAAAAAGATTTTATCGTATCGCTGGAAGTAGAGAGTGATATGAAAATGAAGCAGTTGATCGATGTCCTCATAGGCCGCGCCATTAAACAAGGAATCGATGGCAATGCTTTCGATTTTTCAAAAGATGCATATCCCAGTGGTAAAGTGGTGAAAAAAGAAGTCCCCGTTAGAAATGGACTGAAGCAGGAAGATGCCAAAAAGATCGTAAAAATGATCAAAGACAGTGGTTTGAAGGTTCAGGCCGCCATTATGGATGATATTATCCGGGTAACAGCCAAGAAAATCGATGATTTACAGGAAGTTATAGCGAAATGTAATGCCGGTGGATTTGGTATCCCCCTGCAGTATATCAACATGAAAAGCTAA
- a CDS encoding type B 50S ribosomal protein L31, with the protein MKQGIHPENYRFVVFKDMSNGHSFLSRSTAASKETIVWEDGNEYPVIKLEISNTSHPFYTGKNMLVDTAGRIDKFKKRYEKKK; encoded by the coding sequence ATGAAACAAGGTATCCATCCGGAAAATTATCGTTTTGTTGTGTTCAAGGATATGAGTAATGGACATTCATTCCTGAGCCGTTCAACTGCAGCTTCAAAAGAAACCATCGTTTGGGAAGATGGTAATGAGTATCCAGTAATCAAATTGGAGATCTCTAATACTTCTCACCCTTTCTATACCGGTAAAAACATGCTGGTTGATACTGCAGGTCGTATCGATAAATTCAAGAAGCGTTACGAGAAGAAGAAGTAA
- the bshB1 gene encoding bacillithiol biosynthesis deacetylase BshB1: protein MKLDILAFGVHPDDVELGCSGTILAALAEGKKVGIVDLTRGELGTRGTAETRKQEAAAAAEILGVQVRENLGMADGFFQNDEANQRLVIEMIRKYQPEIILANAPEDRHPDHGRSAKLVSDAAFLSGLRKIETSHNGTAQTAWRPTYVFHYIQDRFIQPSFVIDITAHMDKKIQSILAYTTQFNSTGGDEPQTYISTPQFLETVKARAMMLGKRIGVGYAEGYITEKIIGISSFDAIIKHST from the coding sequence ATGAAACTGGATATATTGGCATTTGGCGTTCATCCGGATGATGTTGAGCTTGGTTGTTCAGGTACGATTCTCGCTGCATTAGCCGAGGGCAAAAAAGTGGGTATTGTCGATCTGACCAGAGGCGAATTAGGTACTCGAGGTACTGCTGAAACTCGTAAACAGGAGGCAGCTGCTGCAGCTGAGATACTTGGCGTACAGGTGCGTGAAAATTTGGGAATGGCTGACGGATTTTTTCAAAATGATGAAGCTAACCAACGACTGGTGATCGAGATGATCCGAAAGTACCAACCGGAGATCATTCTTGCCAATGCTCCGGAAGATCGACATCCTGATCATGGTAGAAGTGCCAAGCTGGTTTCTGATGCTGCATTCTTATCTGGTCTTCGTAAAATTGAAACCTCGCACAATGGTACTGCGCAAACGGCATGGAGACCCACTTATGTGTTTCATTATATTCAGGATCGCTTCATTCAACCTTCTTTTGTGATAGATATTACCGCACACATGGATAAAAAAATCCAATCCATTTTAGCCTATACTACACAATTCAATAGCACAGGAGGAGATGAGCCTCAAACGTATATCTCAACACCACAATTCCTTGAAACAGTGAAAGCACGCGCCATGATGCTCGGAAAAAGGATAGGTGTCGGTTATGCAGAAGGCTATATCACGGAGAAGATCATTGGCATCAGTAGTTTTGATGCGATCATTAAGCACAGTACTTAG
- a CDS encoding methyltransferase — protein sequence MNQFLSGEYWNNRYLQQQTGWDIGNVSTPLKEYIDQLTDKDCSILIPGGGNSYEALYLLEQGFTDITVIDLAPAVTEKLKQQTVTNADKIKIITGDFFDLEGQYDLILEQTFFCAIDPELRKQYVIKMAALLKPHGKLVGVLFNRSFEGGPPFGGNETEYNHLFSSTFRHIRMEPCYNSIPPRVGSELFIVMRK from the coding sequence ATGAATCAATTTCTTTCAGGAGAATACTGGAACAATAGATACCTACAACAACAAACAGGTTGGGATATTGGCAATGTTTCCACACCACTTAAGGAATACATTGACCAGTTGACTGACAAAGATTGTAGCATTCTTATTCCCGGCGGTGGTAATAGTTACGAAGCATTGTACTTATTGGAACAAGGTTTTACAGATATCACGGTAATTGATTTGGCGCCAGCTGTAACTGAAAAATTAAAGCAACAAACTGTTACAAATGCAGATAAAATAAAGATCATTACAGGTGATTTCTTTGATCTTGAAGGACAATATGATCTGATCCTCGAGCAAACTTTTTTTTGCGCCATTGATCCTGAATTGCGAAAACAGTATGTGATTAAAATGGCAGCTTTACTAAAACCTCATGGTAAACTGGTAGGCGTATTGTTCAATAGAAGCTTCGAGGGCGGGCCTCCTTTTGGCGGTAATGAAACCGAATATAATCATCTATTCTCTTCAACGTTTCGCCATATCCGCATGGAGCCATGCTACAATTCCATCCCACCGCGAGTAGGCAGTGAATTATTTATAGTGATGAGGAAATAG
- a CDS encoding M24 family metallopeptidase, producing the protein MKKLLLFFAIAVFGALVARAQYILPLKEQSRVIDELLAERLNHLLPGLMKEEGIDMWIVISREYNEDPVIKTMLPSTWISARRRTILAFYNHPNGTIEKYAIARYNVGNEIKAAWDMNQFPDQWDALVDLIKQKNPNKIGLNYSTHYAHADGLTFTEQKELMAKLSAATASKIVSAEKLAVRWLETRTEREMQLYPQLIQITHDIIREGFSEKVIMPGVTTTDDLVWWFRQKIRDLGLDTWFHPSVAVQRNDPQNFDHLRSFSNRPKDEVIRTGDLLHVDIGITYLRLNTDIQQHAYVLQPGEKSAPDYLVKAFEKGNRLQDILTSQFKTGKTGNQILADALAQAKSENIQAVIYTHPIGFHGHAAGPTIGLWDQQGGVPGSGDFPLHKNTAYSIELNAASEIPQWKKSIRIMLEQDGFWDGNQFRYISGRQIKLITIPSHASHIGD; encoded by the coding sequence ATGAAAAAACTACTGTTATTTTTTGCCATCGCTGTATTTGGTGCACTCGTGGCTCGTGCGCAATATATTTTACCGTTGAAAGAACAATCAAGAGTGATCGATGAGTTATTAGCAGAACGTTTGAACCATTTGTTACCCGGATTAATGAAAGAAGAAGGTATTGATATGTGGATCGTTATTTCAAGGGAATACAATGAAGATCCGGTGATCAAGACCATGTTGCCATCTACATGGATATCGGCAAGACGAAGAACCATACTGGCTTTCTATAATCATCCCAATGGTACAATAGAAAAATATGCCATTGCCAGATATAATGTAGGCAATGAGATCAAAGCAGCCTGGGATATGAATCAATTCCCGGATCAATGGGATGCGCTGGTTGATCTGATCAAACAAAAGAATCCGAATAAGATCGGCTTGAATTATTCCACACATTATGCGCATGCAGATGGGCTCACTTTTACGGAACAAAAAGAGCTGATGGCCAAATTGTCCGCTGCTACTGCTTCGAAAATAGTCAGTGCAGAAAAGTTAGCAGTACGTTGGTTAGAGACCAGAACAGAAAGAGAAATGCAACTATATCCACAACTGATACAGATCACACATGATATCATTCGGGAAGGATTCTCAGAAAAAGTGATCATGCCGGGCGTTACAACAACTGATGATCTTGTATGGTGGTTCAGACAAAAGATACGTGATCTAGGTCTCGACACATGGTTTCATCCTTCTGTAGCAGTGCAAAGAAATGATCCACAGAATTTTGACCACTTACGTTCTTTTTCAAATCGACCTAAAGATGAAGTCATTCGTACAGGTGATCTTTTGCATGTGGATATTGGCATTACCTATTTAAGACTGAATACAGACATTCAACAACATGCATATGTATTACAACCGGGAGAAAAATCGGCTCCTGATTATTTGGTCAAAGCTTTTGAAAAAGGGAATCGTTTACAGGATATTCTAACCTCACAATTCAAAACAGGAAAAACAGGAAATCAGATTTTGGCAGATGCCCTGGCACAAGCTAAATCAGAAAATATTCAGGCTGTGATATACACACATCCGATCGGATTTCATGGACATGCTGCCGGACCTACCATTGGCTTGTGGGATCAACAAGGAGGTGTGCCCGGATCCGGTGACTTTCCACTACACAAAAACACTGCTTATTCTATTGAGTTGAATGCAGCATCTGAAATTCCACAGTGGAAAAAATCCATTCGTATCATGTTAGAGCAAGATGGCTTTTGGGATGGAAATCAATTCAGATATATCAGTGGCAGACAAATAAAACTAATTACAATTCCATCGCATGCATCACATATCGGTGATTGA
- a CDS encoding hydrolase: MSLHLGRTNFGDPANKGNVLTREEAETLFHEWVLNPRLKLHMRQVGHLMKCWAAEKLQANETEQWRWEMAGLLHDADWDQWPELHCKKIIEELEQRNIDPEIIRAIASHGHHYFGVIPETEMDKMLYAFDELSGLIHAYSLMRPGGYEGMDVKGVNKRLKEKSFAANVSREDIKDACERAGIELNDLIGFIIPRQRDVSSEY; this comes from the coding sequence ATGTCTTTACACTTAGGAAGAACAAATTTTGGAGATCCTGCAAATAAAGGAAATGTATTAACCAGAGAAGAAGCAGAAACTTTGTTTCATGAATGGGTTTTGAATCCCAGACTGAAGCTGCATATGCGGCAGGTTGGACATCTGATGAAATGCTGGGCTGCTGAAAAATTACAGGCCAACGAGACAGAACAGTGGAGATGGGAAATGGCCGGACTTTTACATGATGCTGATTGGGATCAGTGGCCTGAACTACACTGCAAAAAAATCATTGAGGAATTGGAACAACGCAATATAGACCCCGAGATCATTCGTGCTATTGCATCGCATGGACATCATTACTTTGGCGTGATTCCGGAAACTGAAATGGATAAAATGCTATATGCATTTGATGAACTTTCTGGTTTGATACATGCATATTCACTGATGCGTCCGGGAGGATATGAAGGAATGGATGTAAAAGGAGTCAATAAACGACTCAAAGAAAAATCTTTCGCTGCGAATGTTTCAAGAGAAGATATCAAAGATGCCTGCGAAAGAGCTGGGATAGAGTTGAATGATTTGATTGGTTTTATCATTCCAAGACAGAGGGACGTGAGTAGTGAGTATTGA
- a CDS encoding N-acetylmuramoyl-L-alanine amidase, whose protein sequence is MRNTVLLVLVLTVIACSTHPYKSTNKVYKQKVKTYAKEIAALPIESTFSDSALLPPYWVGTTNFNLRKPTFVIIHHTAQNSCDQTLKTFTLPRTSVSAHYVICKSGVLHHMLNDYLRAWHGGVGKWGNQTDINSVSIGIELDNNGFEPFDSLQINCLLSLLDRLKKQYAIPAANFIGHGDIAPTRKNDPNYRFPWKLLAEKGFGLWYDENREAVPADFNHIQALRIIGYDVKDTSAAIQAFKRHFLQDTTKRINDLDKSVLNNLQKKYY, encoded by the coding sequence ATGCGAAATACAGTTTTACTCGTCTTAGTATTGACAGTGATTGCTTGTTCAACACATCCTTATAAGTCTACCAACAAGGTCTACAAACAAAAAGTGAAAACATACGCCAAAGAAATTGCGGCATTACCTATAGAAAGTACATTTTCTGATTCTGCTTTATTGCCGCCTTATTGGGTTGGTACCACCAATTTCAACTTGCGTAAGCCAACTTTTGTGATCATTCATCATACAGCTCAGAATTCCTGTGATCAAACACTCAAAACATTTACTTTGCCCCGTACTTCGGTAAGTGCGCATTATGTAATCTGTAAATCAGGTGTCTTACATCATATGCTCAATGATTATTTAAGGGCATGGCATGGAGGAGTAGGGAAGTGGGGTAATCAAACTGATATCAACTCGGTATCGATCGGTATTGAACTTGATAATAATGGATTTGAGCCATTCGATAGTTTGCAGATCAATTGTTTATTAAGCCTGCTAGACAGACTCAAAAAACAGTATGCCATTCCTGCTGCCAATTTTATAGGTCATGGTGATATTGCACCTACCCGTAAAAACGATCCCAATTATCGATTCCCCTGGAAATTATTAGCAGAAAAAGGGTTTGGCCTCTGGTATGATGAAAACCGGGAAGCTGTACCGGCTGATTTTAACCATATACAGGCATTGCGCATCATTGGGTATGACGTTAAAGATACCAGTGCGGCTATCCAGGCCTTCAAAAGGCATTTCTTACAGGATACTACTAAGCGGATCAATGATTTGGACAAAAGTGTCCTGAACAATCTCCAGAAGAAATATTATTGA
- a CDS encoding acyl-CoA dehydrogenase → MQFQLSEEHVMIQKAARDFAQNECLPGVIERDEKQQFPKEQIMKLAELGFMGMMVDPKYGGAGMDTVSYVLAMEEISKVDASTSVCMSVNNSLVCWGLETFGTEEQKQKYLTPLAQGRKDGELYIGAFLLSEPEAGSDATSQRTTAEDMGDHYLLNGTKNWITNGSSASVYLVIAQTDPAKGSKGINAFIVEKSWPGVTVAAKENKLGIRGSDTHTILLTDVKVPKENRIGEDGFGFKFAMKTLAGGRIGIASQALGIASGAYELALAYSKQRKAFGKEIMHHQAIQFKLADMATKIEAARLLCLKAAWEKDNGLDYTLSSSMAKVYASEAAMWISTEAVQVHGGYGFVKEYHVERLMRDAKITQIYEGTSEVQRIVISRSILSK, encoded by the coding sequence ATGCAATTCCAACTTAGTGAAGAACATGTAATGATTCAGAAAGCAGCTCGTGATTTTGCTCAGAATGAGTGCTTGCCCGGAGTAATTGAACGTGATGAGAAACAGCAGTTTCCCAAAGAGCAGATCATGAAACTGGCTGAATTGGGTTTTATGGGGATGATGGTGGATCCTAAATATGGTGGCGCCGGAATGGATACCGTAAGTTATGTATTGGCGATGGAAGAGATCAGTAAAGTGGATGCCAGTACCAGTGTTTGTATGAGTGTAAACAATAGTCTGGTATGTTGGGGATTGGAAACATTTGGTACAGAAGAGCAAAAACAAAAATACCTGACACCATTGGCTCAAGGACGTAAAGATGGTGAATTGTATATCGGAGCTTTTTTATTAAGTGAGCCTGAAGCGGGTAGTGATGCTACCAGTCAGCGTACTACTGCAGAAGATATGGGAGATCATTATTTATTGAACGGTACAAAGAACTGGATCACCAATGGTTCATCCGCTTCTGTGTACCTGGTGATCGCTCAAACAGATCCTGCAAAAGGAAGTAAAGGCATCAATGCGTTTATTGTAGAAAAAAGCTGGCCGGGCGTAACCGTTGCAGCGAAAGAAAATAAATTAGGTATTCGCGGTAGTGATACACACACCATTCTATTAACAGATGTGAAAGTGCCAAAAGAGAACAGGATCGGTGAAGATGGTTTCGGTTTCAAATTCGCTATGAAAACATTGGCAGGTGGTAGAATTGGTATTGCTTCTCAGGCATTGGGTATCGCCAGCGGTGCTTATGAATTGGCATTGGCTTACAGTAAGCAGCGTAAGGCATTTGGTAAAGAGATCATGCACCATCAGGCGATCCAGTTCAAACTGGCGGATATGGCCACTAAAATAGAAGCTGCTCGCTTACTTTGTTTAAAAGCAGCCTGGGAAAAAGATAATGGGCTTGATTATACGCTGAGTTCATCTATGGCGAAAGTATATGCCAGTGAAGCAGCGATGTGGATCTCAACAGAAGCGGTACAGGTGCATGGTGGTTATGGTTTTGTGAAAGAATATCATGTAGAAAGATTGATGCGCGATGCGAAGATCACACAGATTTACGAGGGTACGAGTGAAGTGCAGCGGATTGTGATCAGTAGAAGTATTTTAAGTAAGTAA
- a CDS encoding serine hydrolase domain-containing protein, with protein sequence MNKKIVLIIALFFCTMANVLSNEKVINTAVDSFINEKMKMLKITGIAIAVVKNGEVINQSVYGMANLEWNAQVSSHTNFQIASCTKLMTSTLLLKAISAGKIHLEDPVALYVDTIPESWKSMRIKHLISHSSGLREFKGDPYTPVDAVVRSLKDSTLEYIPGTDQHYAQADFMLLSYILGKIYHKSFPDLINDEISIPLKMNDGGYDMEAKTGSLMRTRLMKERATTYYDLKGNLQGYKFIYPQFYYAAGAYYASISDLTNWAIGLDNDQLFSKQLVDGMIYGRDDIGVKKSTYTRAGWILENENGITYAGHSGGPGLAEILRFPKEGYTFIVLSNDGELLPGLARAIASFYIKALPQKFVVEKFDR encoded by the coding sequence ATGAATAAGAAAATCGTCCTAATTATAGCCTTGTTCTTCTGTACCATGGCTAACGTCCTATCTAATGAGAAAGTGATAAATACTGCAGTAGATTCATTTATCAATGAGAAAATGAAGATGCTGAAGATAACCGGTATTGCTATTGCAGTAGTAAAAAATGGAGAAGTGATCAATCAATCCGTATACGGAATGGCGAATTTGGAATGGAATGCTCAGGTTTCTTCACATACTAATTTTCAAATCGCTTCTTGTACCAAATTGATGACCTCTACGCTTTTACTAAAAGCCATTAGCGCAGGTAAAATTCATTTGGAAGATCCGGTAGCTTTATATGTAGATACCATTCCTGAATCGTGGAAATCTATGCGCATCAAGCATTTGATCAGTCACTCGAGTGGGTTAAGGGAATTCAAAGGAGATCCATATACACCTGTTGATGCTGTCGTTCGATCTTTAAAAGATTCTACATTGGAATATATCCCCGGAACCGATCAGCATTATGCGCAGGCTGATTTTATGCTCTTATCATATATCCTAGGAAAAATATACCACAAGTCATTTCCAGATTTGATCAACGATGAAATTTCGATTCCACTCAAAATGAACGACGGCGGTTATGATATGGAAGCTAAAACAGGAAGCTTAATGAGGACCCGTCTTATGAAAGAAAGAGCAACAACTTATTATGATTTAAAAGGCAACCTGCAAGGCTACAAGTTCATTTATCCGCAATTTTATTATGCAGCTGGTGCTTATTATGCATCCATTAGTGATTTAACGAATTGGGCTATAGGGCTTGATAATGATCAATTGTTCTCCAAACAGTTGGTGGATGGGATGATTTATGGACGAGATGATATTGGAGTAAAAAAATCAACCTACACACGCGCAGGTTGGATATTGGAAAATGAAAATGGTATTACATATGCCGGACATAGTGGTGGACCAGGCTTAGCAGAAATTCTCAGATTCCCTAAGGAAGGCTACACATTCATAGTATTAAGTAATGATGGTGAATTATTGCCCGGACTTGCAAGGGCTATCGCTTCATTTTACATAAAAGCATTGCCACAAAAATTTGTGGTTGAAAAATTTGATCGATAA
- a CDS encoding fasciclin domain-containing protein, with translation MMKHIKILMLACLPLFAFVSCKKDEAAPAKTIATLVTENSNLSLLRTAVVRAGLVETLSGQGTFTVFAPDNNAFAAAGLGTEAAINAVPEATLRQILLYHVLGQEYASGAIPTATTELASAGQANVYVTKNGNGVFVNGAAVTTADVDAANGVVHVINKVLMPPPGNLVQLAQSNANLSFLVAAVVRASQGSTNVAAVLSGAGPFTVFAPTNTAFQNAGFQTIESIQQADPNTLASILTYHVIAARVFSSDLTEGARPATANGGTVTITLAGGAKVRGNGNMAASNITATDIVASNGVVHVIDAVLLP, from the coding sequence ATGATGAAGCACATTAAAATCCTGATGCTGGCATGTTTGCCGCTCTTTGCATTCGTGTCTTGCAAAAAAGATGAAGCGGCACCTGCTAAAACCATTGCAACGCTTGTAACAGAGAATTCAAACTTATCATTATTGCGAACAGCTGTGGTAAGGGCCGGACTGGTTGAAACATTATCCGGACAAGGTACTTTTACAGTATTTGCACCGGATAACAATGCATTTGCTGCTGCCGGCTTAGGTACAGAAGCTGCGATCAATGCTGTGCCGGAAGCTACATTACGTCAGATACTACTGTATCATGTACTCGGACAGGAGTATGCATCCGGCGCGATCCCCACTGCTACCACTGAGTTAGCCAGTGCCGGTCAAGCAAACGTTTATGTTACTAAAAATGGTAATGGGGTTTTTGTTAATGGAGCTGCAGTAACCACTGCTGATGTTGATGCTGCGAATGGAGTCGTTCATGTGATCAACAAAGTGTTGATGCCACCTCCGGGTAATCTTGTACAACTGGCTCAGTCAAATGCCAATTTATCTTTCTTGGTTGCTGCGGTTGTTAGAGCAAGTCAGGGTAGTACCAATGTAGCTGCGGTATTGTCTGGCGCAGGACCATTCACTGTTTTTGCACCAACAAATACAGCTTTTCAAAATGCAGGTTTCCAAACAATCGAATCCATACAACAGGCTGATCCCAATACGTTGGCATCTATCCTTACTTATCATGTGATCGCTGCAAGGGTATTTTCTTCTGATCTTACTGAAGGTGCAAGACCAGCAACAGCTAATGGCGGAACTGTGACCATAACCTTAGCAGGAGGAGCCAAAGTGAGAGGTAATGGTAATATGGCCGCTTCTAATATTACGGCTACTGATATTGTTGCCAGCAATGGTGTAGTGCATGTGATTGATGCGGTATTACTGCCGTAG
- a CDS encoding ABC-F family ATP-binding cassette domain-containing protein, giving the protein MLIGLQNVTFEFGARVIVEDATWHIQPGDRIGLIGYNGTGKSTLLKVLVGEYTPSKGSVEKGKDTTIGYLHQDLLSFDTNESITEVALGAFERVRQLEKEIETLGHELEKDPENNDLLIRYTDALHELDVLDGYNIHHKAEEVLHGLGFSNEDLIRPYKEFSGGWRMRVLLCKMILQQPDVLLLDEPTNHLDLPSIEWLEKYLLHYQGSVVIVSHDKFFLNRMVNKIVEVYQQQLHIYSGNYSYYETEKALRIEMQQKAFENQQDYIRQQERFIERFKAKASKAAQAQSIQKRLDKIEKIEDVKLERPDLRINFQLEKVPGKVLVQLKDASKSFGKIKILEGAQAEIERGDKIALIGANGKGKSTVLRMVAGTEPFEGERVWGHNVEESFYAQHQLEALTLTNTILEELQQCGSKKTDVELRALLGAFLFSGDDVDKKIRVLSGGEKARVALAKTIVSKGNFLMLDEPTNHLDMHSVELLAEALNKYEGTIILVSHDRYFISKTANKIWEIVDHQIKEFKGTYQEWVEWNERMERIKEEETRGKKQETKKVQETENKTPVENKKVEVIEPVKPAPTNQPIDREKQKELQKQKKRLSNLEIELDKLKQEKAQLENALGDPSNYSDPTKFQQLEASYQQVQSKWNTLNQEYEEVFEKVMESEL; this is encoded by the coding sequence ATGTTGATCGGCTTACAGAATGTGACTTTTGAATTTGGTGCCCGTGTGATCGTTGAAGATGCTACCTGGCATATACAACCCGGCGACCGTATCGGATTGATCGGTTATAATGGTACGGGTAAGTCTACCCTTTTAAAGGTATTGGTGGGAGAATATACACCCTCTAAAGGATCTGTTGAAAAAGGAAAAGATACCACGATTGGCTACCTGCATCAAGATCTATTAAGCTTTGACACCAATGAATCCATTACTGAAGTGGCATTGGGTGCATTTGAACGTGTGCGTCAACTGGAGAAAGAAATTGAAACACTGGGACATGAACTTGAAAAAGACCCGGAGAACAACGATCTACTGATTCGTTATACCGATGCCTTACATGAATTGGATGTATTGGATGGTTACAATATTCATCATAAAGCAGAAGAAGTATTACATGGATTGGGTTTCAGTAATGAAGACCTTATTCGTCCTTATAAAGAATTCAGTGGAGGATGGCGCATGCGTGTGCTGTTGTGCAAAATGATTCTGCAACAACCGGATGTGCTTTTATTGGATGAACCTACGAACCACCTCGATCTTCCTTCCATCGAATGGCTGGAAAAATATCTGTTGCATTACCAAGGCAGTGTGGTGATCGTGAGTCACGATAAATTTTTCCTGAATAGAATGGTCAATAAGATCGTAGAAGTTTATCAGCAACAATTACATATTTATTCTGGCAATTACAGCTACTATGAAACAGAAAAAGCGTTGCGCATAGAAATGCAGCAAAAAGCTTTTGAAAACCAGCAGGATTATATTCGCCAGCAAGAACGATTCATTGAACGATTCAAAGCCAAAGCCAGCAAAGCTGCTCAGGCGCAAAGTATCCAAAAGCGATTGGATAAAATTGAAAAGATCGAAGATGTAAAACTGGAACGTCCGGATCTGCGCATCAATTTTCAATTAGAGAAAGTTCCGGGTAAAGTATTGGTACAATTAAAAGATGCCAGTAAAAGTTTTGGCAAGATCAAAATTCTCGAAGGCGCACAAGCAGAGATCGAACGTGGTGATAAAATTGCATTGATCGGAGCGAACGGAAAAGGTAAATCAACCGTATTACGCATGGTAGCCGGCACTGAACCTTTTGAAGGCGAGCGTGTGTGGGGACATAATGTAGAAGAGAGTTTCTATGCACAGCACCAGTTGGAAGCACTGACCTTAACCAATACCATTCTGGAAGAATTGCAACAATGCGGAAGTAAGAAAACTGATGTAGAACTTCGAGCATTATTAGGCGCCTTTCTCTTTAGTGGCGATGACGTTGATAAAAAAATTCGTGTATTAAGTGGGGGTGAAAAAGCACGTGTAGCATTGGCCAAAACCATTGTAAGCAAAGGTAATTTCTTAATGCTCGATGAGCCGACCAACCACCTGGACATGCATTCAGTGGAATTATTGGCAGAAGCATTGAATAAATACGAAGGCACGATCATATTGGTCAGCCACGATCGTTATTTTATTTCAAAGACTGCAAATAAGATCTGGGAGATCGTGGATCATCAGATCAAAGAATTCAAAGGCACTTATCAGGAATGGGTGGAGTGGAATGAAAGAATGGAGAGAATCAAGGAGGAAGAGACAAGAGGAAAGAAACAAGAGACAAAGAAGGTACAAGAAACAGAAAATAAGACGCCCGTTGAAAACAAAAAGGTTGAAGTTATTGAACCTGTAAAACCCGCACCTACCAATCAACCGATTGATAGAGAGAAACAAAAAGAACTACAGAAACAAAAGAAAAGATTGAGCAATCTGGAAATAGAGTTAGATAAACTTAAGCAGGAAAAAGCACAACTAGAAAACGCATTGGGCGATCCCTCTAATTATTCTGACCCTACTAAATTCCAACAACTTGAAGCCTCTTATCAACAAGTCCAATCAAAATGGAATACGTTGAATCAAGAGTATGAAGAGGTATTTGAAAAAGTAATGGAAAGCGAATTGTAA
- a CDS encoding DUF3347 domain-containing protein: MKRILAFSLILFLAACGGNDEKAAVTEAPQAPLGQSANSDTFNLVFGKMLDSYFQLKDQFIKENDTLITKGTEQLIADINAAAGVLSELKADSSIVSTAKTYTTGINNELTAVKQEKDIEERRKSFQVLSEQLYDLIRTVKYDRAVVYHQYCPMAFNDAGAFWLSNSSDIRNPYLPKKMLICGEVKDSIDFRKL, from the coding sequence ATGAAAAGGATATTGGCCTTCTCCCTGATCTTATTCTTGGCCGCTTGTGGCGGAAATGATGAAAAAGCAGCTGTAACGGAAGCTCCACAGGCACCACTCGGACAAAGTGCCAATTCTGATACTTTCAATCTGGTATTTGGAAAAATGCTGGATAGTTATTTCCAACTGAAAGATCAGTTCATTAAGGAAAATGATACCTTGATCACCAAGGGAACAGAACAATTGATCGCTGATATCAATGCTGCGGCAGGCGTTTTGAGTGAATTAAAAGCGGATTCCAGTATTGTATCAACTGCTAAAACCTATACTACAGGCATCAATAATGAACTCACTGCAGTGAAGCAGGAAAAAGATATTGAAGAAAGACGTAAATCGTTTCAGGTACTGAGTGAGCAGTTGTATGATCTGATTCGTACTGTTAAATACGATCGAGCAGTCGTATATCATCAGTATTGTCCCATGGCATTCAATGATGCCGGGGCTTTCTGGTTAAGTAATTCCTCAGATATTCGTAATCCATACCTTCCTAAGAAAATGCTGATCTGTGGGGAAGTAAAAGATTCTATTGATTTCCGAAAACTCTAA